From the Conger conger chromosome 14, fConCon1.1, whole genome shotgun sequence genome, one window contains:
- the LOC133110315 gene encoding cytidine deaminase-like: MNMGDTQIIIGEKDATRIPPYSSQEGINSLIRKSQEAKEFAYCPYSKFRVGAAVVTHDGTVFTGCNVENACYNLGICAERNAISKAVSEGYRTFKAIAITSDLNEQFISPCGGCRQFMREFGTHWEVFLSKPDESYMEMTVEELLPVSFGPEDLTSKKLFTMQNGY, translated from the exons ATGAACATGGGAGACACTCAGATCATCATCGGAGAGAAAGATGCGACGAGGATCCCTCCGTACTCATCACAGGAAGGGATTAACAGTCTGATCAGAAAATCACAAGAGGCCAAAGAGTTTGCTTACTGTCCCTACAGCAAATTCAGAGTTGGGGCAGCTGTGGTGACCCACGATGGGACAGTTTTCACAG GTTGCAATGTGGAAAATGCCTGCTATAACCTGGGAATTTGCGCTGAAAGGAATGCTATTTCAAAAGCTGTATCTGAAGGATACAGGACCTTCAAGGCTATAGCAATCACAAG tgatctaaATGAACAGTTCATCTCACCTTGCGGTGGTTGCCGACAgttcatgagagag TTTGGCACCCATTGGGAGGTGTTTCTGTCGAAGCCAGATGAATCATACATGGAGATGACCGTGGAAGAACTTCTGCCCGTGTCCTTCGGCCCAGAAGACTTGACGAGTAAAAAACTGTTTACCATGCAGAATGGCTATTAA